The following are encoded together in the Perca flavescens isolate YP-PL-M2 chromosome 22, PFLA_1.0, whole genome shotgun sequence genome:
- the idi1 gene encoding isopentenyl-diphosphate Delta-isomerase 1, whose product MVRGVWAVLRMVSCEGAAVLKSNVPGAGRVATPRHGSIYTPITYCCRAISSEVRPSAVRMPKITTDHLDEKQVQLLSEMCILIDENDHKIGADTKKNCHLNSNIDNGLLHRAFSVFIFNSEEKLLLQQRSDAKITFPGCFTNTCCSHPLHTESELEEKEAIGVRRAAQRRLKAELGIPMEQVTPDEMTYLTRIHYKAQSDGVWGEHEIDYILFMQKDVELNPDPNEIKSHCYVSKEEMKEMLEKAKRKELEITPWFSLIAETFLFQWWDNLQNLKQFMDHNNIHRM is encoded by the exons ATGGTGCGGGGTGTGTGGGCGGTGCTTCGGATGGTGTCCTGCGAGGGAGCCGCTGTGCTGAAATCAAACGTACCTGGCGCTGGAAGAGTTGCTACACCGCGACACGGATCTATTTACACACCTATTACTTACTGCTGCAGAGCTATATCAAG TGAGGTGAGACCGTCTGCAGTCAGAATGCCCAAGATAACCACAGATCACCTGGACGAGAAGCAGGTACAGCTGCTGTCCGAGATGTGCATCCTCATCGACGAGAACGACCACAAGATTGGAGCGGACACGAAGAAAAACTGCCACCTCAACTCCAACATTGACAacg GTTTATTACACAGAGCTTTCAGCGTGTTCATTTTCAACAGTGAGGAGAAGCTGCTCTTACAACAGAGGTCTGATGCCAAAATCACTTTTCCAG gCTGTTTCACAAACACATGTTGCAGTCACCCTTTACACACAGAGAGTGAGCTGGAGGAGAAGGAAGCAATAGGAGTGAGGAGAGCTGCTCAGAGGAGACTCAAAGCTGAACTGGGTATCCCTATGGAAcag GTGACACCAGATGAGATGACGTACCTGACAAGGATCCACTACAAGGCCCAGTCAGACGGTGTGTGGGGAGAACATGAGATTGACTACATCCTCTTCATGCAGAAG GACGTGGAGTTGAATCCAGACCCCAATGAGATTAAAAGCCACTGCTATGTGAGCaaggaggagatgaaggagatgtTAGAGAAGGCCAAGCGCAAAGAACTGGAGATCACACCCTGGTTCAGTCTCATTGCAGAGACCTTCCTGTTCCAGTGGTGGGACAACCTGCAGAACCTCAAGCAGTTCATGGATCACAACAATATCCACCGCATGTAA